TGCTACTTAGAACATGCTGCCTGTCAGTGAATGCTTCATGATAAACCAATTCGGTTTTATAAATTCTGAAAAAGGACTCTGCAACAGCATTATCCCAACAGTTACCTTTCCTGGACATGCTTTGAATAAAACCATGTTTCTCTAACTCCGCCCTGAAGGCTTCACTTGAATACTGGGTGCCTCGATCAGAGTGTATCATAACACCAGGCTGAAGATTTCTGTTTCTAATTGCTCTTCTAAGGGCCGTTAACACCATTTCTGTATCACAACGAGAGCTAACTGCCCAACCTGCAACAATACGGGAGAACAGGTCAATAAACACTGTCAGATAAGCCCACCCTTCATTGGTTTTAATATAGGTGATAATCACTCACCAGAACTTTATTCGGTTCAGATACAGTAAAATTACGGTTGAGAAGATTATCTGCGACCGGTAGGTTGTGCTTGGAATTTGTCGTAACGACTCTAAACTTCCGGTGTGTTTTGGCCCGGAGGCCATTATTGCTCATAATGGAAGCCACACGGTTTTTTCCAGCCTTTATACCACAGCCATCCAGTTCTTTTTTCATCTTAATGCTACCGATTCGCCTTTTATGTTCTTTGTATATCCTATGAATTTCTTTGGTTACCATAGTATTATCTGACTCCCTTAAAGATGGTTTATGGTTTAACCACTTGTAAAAACCACTGCGTGACACTCTTAATACCCGGCACATCTCCTGCACCGAAAATTCGGTGCGGTGTCCCGCTATGAACCGGAATATGGATTCGGTTCCCTTGAGAAGATGGTCACTGCTTTTTTTAAGATGTCGCGCTCCCTTGTGATCTGTTCGACTTTCTTTCTCAACTCACGGTTTTCGGCTTCGAGGTCTCCTTTTTTCCCGGAAGATCCAATGGTATTTTGTTGTCTGTACTTTGCAACCCAATCCTTCAAAACACCATTACCAATACCAAGAGCTTTTTCAACTGAGTGGTGAGTTCTTTTGTCTTCAACCACCATGCGGACTGCTTCTCTCTTGAATTCTTCATCATACCTGCGGTTACCCATAGACACATTCTCCTTTTTTATAAAAATAAATATTTAGGGAAAATATGTGTCTACTGAAACAGGATAGATCTAGAGGAGAGGAGAGGGACGCAGAGAGAGAGGGAGTTGTTCGCGCGGAGACGCAGAGAGGGAAAAAGAATCGCGCGGTATGCTACGTTTTCTCCTGTTAATAAAATCATCTGCAGGAAATACCCCCCTCTGCCTTACCATACGGCCACTGCTCTGGGTTCCCTGCCCTGTAAGGGCAGTCCATACTTTGGCTTCGCTCAGCACAGGTTTATAGCCAGGTCTTTCAAGGCCTGGTCCCCGCAGAGAGAGGAATTGTTCACGCGGAGACGCAGAGAGAGAAAAAGAAATCACATGGTATGCAACGTTTCTCCTGTTAACGAAATCATCTGCAGGAAACAACCCCTTCTGCCTTACCATACGGTCACTGCTCTGGTTCCCTGCCCTTGTAAGGGCAGTCCATCTATAGCCAGGTCTTTCAAGGCCTGGTTCCCGTAGGCCCGGTCTCGAAAAACGCCCGGTCCCGAAAAACCCCTGGTCCCCAGGCCCCTCTCCGCCCCTGCCACCTGTTCACGATGCACTCATAGTGCTATCTTTGATAGCGTAAAAGGATTTGCAAACCCCTGCTATTTTCTCAGAAACGATCATCGCTTCAGGAAAAAGTTGTTTGAACTGGCTTCTTTTAAGAAGATTGATACATCTAACATATTGAAGCGCTTTATCCCTCTCCGGTACTTTAGGACAACCTGTTTTGATAGTCATAATTATAAATACACGTATACTTTCAGGGAGCCAGTGAAAAAAGGGCAGCATAAAATGCGGTTCAAGTGGAAAAAAGAAATTGGGCGTTTGTACATAGTAATACTGTGCGACACGTTTTAGTTCACTGGCAAATTGTGTAATGTTTTCCCAGTTACCAACATGCTCTATAACGGAATTTGAGTGAGCGATATCAAAGTGATTGTCATCGTATTGTTCCAGATCGCATCCATTTCCTTTGGTAAACCTAAAAATCTCGTCATCGTAATCATTTGCTTCTTTAGTATTCAAAAGGGTAATGTGGGTCTTTTTAAGTACCTCCGGAGGGGCAATATTCCAGTAGCTTCTGGTGCCACCGATATCCAGTATTTCTACCTTTCCCTTTTCCGCACTAATTTTGTTTATCAGGGTTACTAAAGGTTTAATCCTTTTTTTTCTAAGTCTTGATGAAAGTGATGAAGTGTTATCGCAATCACTGAGATACGTTTTTAACGAGAAAAGGAGCTGCATTTTCACCCTCCTGATATAATGTGTGTACGAGAAATGGTAGGGACTATATTGTGCTGTTTTCTTTCTTCACCTACTTATCTATATACCAAATCCCGCTATTTTGGGAATTGGAGAATTGGTGCTTTGTATACTGGAATACGGGTAGAATACTAGAGAACAGACTTAAAGGCTTTAGAACAAAAAGAGAAGAAAAAGGTTTCCTACCAGCAACTGTTGGAAATAGAAGCAAAAATTGTGCAAACAATACCAATACCATCGGGAGGAGAGAGACGCAGAGAATGAGGGGGTTTGATCGTACGGAGACGCGGAGGCGCAGGGAGGAGAGGGACGCTGAGAGAGAGGGACGCTGAGAGAGAGGGACGCTGAGAGAGAGGGATTTTTACACGCGGAGACGCAAAGGCGCAGAGAGGGAATAT
The sequence above is a segment of the Chitinispirillales bacterium ANBcel5 genome. Coding sequences within it:
- a CDS encoding transposase, which encodes MGNRRYDEEFKREAVRMVVEDKRTHHSVEKALGIGNGVLKDWVAKYRQQNTIGSSGKKGDLEAENRELRKKVEQITRERDILKKAVTIFSREPNPYSGS
- a CDS encoding methyltransferase domain-containing protein, with the translated sequence MQLLFSLKTYLSDCDNTSSLSSRLRKKRIKPLVTLINKISAEKGKVEILDIGGTRSYWNIAPPEVLKKTHITLLNTKEANDYDDEIFRFTKGNGCDLEQYDDNHFDIAHSNSVIEHVGNWENITQFASELKRVAQYYYVQTPNFFFPLEPHFMLPFFHWLPESIRVFIIMTIKTGCPKVPERDKALQYVRCINLLKRSQFKQLFPEAMIVSEKIAGVCKSFYAIKDSTMSAS
- a CDS encoding IS3 family transposase gives rise to the protein MVTKEIHRIYKEHKRRIGSIKMKKELDGCGIKAGKNRVASIMSNNGLRAKTHRKFRVVTTNSKHNLPVADNLLNRNFTVSEPNKVLVSDYHLY
- a CDS encoding IS3 family transposase, which encodes MIITYIKTNEGWAYLTVFIDLFSRIVAGWAVSSRCDTEMVLTALRRAIRNRNLQPGVMIHSDRGTQYSSEAFRAELEKHGFIQSMSRKGNCWDNAVAESFFRIYKTELVYHEAFTDRQHVLSSTFEYIEHYYNRKRRHSATGYLSPVDFENHFKKAA